A window from Leptolyngbyaceae cyanobacterium encodes these proteins:
- a CDS encoding type II toxin-antitoxin system PemK/MazF family toxin: protein MTTIQPGEFWLADIPFTSGAGSKKRPVLILWLDGDDIVAAAVTSAKPRTQTDIVLNDWSTSGLRVASTVRLSRLDCLEKSLLLVKIGQLSERDAQQLKEVWNMYVKPQF, encoded by the coding sequence ATGACGACTATCCAACCGGGTGAGTTTTGGCTGGCAGATATTCCCTTCACAAGTGGCGCTGGGTCTAAAAAGCGCCCCGTACTTATACTTTGGTTAGATGGTGATGATATTGTAGCGGCAGCAGTTACATCTGCTAAACCGCGCACGCAAACTGATATAGTTCTTAATGATTGGTCAACCAGTGGTTTGCGTGTTGCTTCCACCGTGCGTCTGTCTCGACTCGACTGTTTGGAAAAGTCCTTGTTGTTAGTAAAAATTGGTCAGCTTTCTGAAAGAGATGCACAGCAATTAAAAGAGGTATGGAATATGTATGTTAAACCTCAATTTTAA
- a CDS encoding Uma2 family endonuclease, with product MAADLIKPKQKFLLTDISWDAYENILKTLGNRSIRITYDRGNLELISPSYRHQRYKTLIGRFINIIAEEKEIPLINCGSATFKRQDVERGLEPDECYYIQNAPAVLGKSEIDLRCDPPPDLAIEIAIGGSSLNRIAIYTALGIPEVWCYDGITMKVHILGETEDKLPKQKLSFPFLSMPELMQFLRQAEVVDDTTLFKSFREWVRKGFR from the coding sequence ATGGCTGCCGATCTAATTAAACCAAAACAAAAGTTTCTACTGACCGATATCAGTTGGGACGCTTACGAAAATATACTGAAAACTCTGGGTAATCGTTCGATTCGGATTACCTACGATCGCGGCAATTTAGAGTTAATCAGTCCATCCTATCGCCATCAGCGCTACAAGACATTAATCGGACGTTTTATCAACATCATAGCGGAAGAAAAAGAAATTCCTTTGATTAATTGCGGTTCGGCTACTTTTAAACGTCAGGATGTGGAAAGAGGTTTAGAACCTGATGAATGTTACTATATCCAAAATGCTCCTGCGGTCTTGGGTAAGTCGGAAATCGATCTCAGGTGCGATCCTCCCCCGGATTTGGCGATCGAAATTGCGATCGGCGGTAGTTCCCTCAATCGAATAGCCATTTATACTGCACTTGGTATTCCGGAAGTTTGGTGCTATGACGGTATCACGATGAAAGTTCACATCCTGGGAGAAACAGAGGATAAACTACCAAAGCAAAAGCTTTCCTTTCCATTTTTATCGATGCCTGAGTTGATGCAGTTTCTTAGGCAAGCAGAAGTAGTCGATGATACCACTCTGTTTAAGTCGTTCCGGGAGTGGGTGAGAAAGGGATTTCGTTAG
- a CDS encoding carboxypeptidase M32 yields MQTLEKTNPKLTELKKRLTEINDIESAAAVLYWDQATYMPPGGAGARGRQLATLRQIAHQKFTDDAIGELLADLRSYEESLPYDSDEASLIRVTRQKYDRAVRVPAEFLAKFSLHRTESYGAWAKARPENNFAAVQPYLEKTLEFSREMANFFPGYDHIADPLIDGSDYGMKAANLRSLFAELRQQLIPIVEAITSQPPVDDSCLRQHFSETAQLAFSQKVIEQLGYDLHRGRQDKTLHPFMTSFSISDVRITTRVYENHLGQALFSAIHETGHAMYEQGINPEYEGTPLADGTSSGVHESQSRLWENLIGRSRGFWQVFYPTLQNFFPNQLSEVPLETFYRAINKVERSLIRTDADEVTYNLHIMIRFDLELAMLEGKLAVRDLPEAWNERYRSDLGIIPPNDKEGVMQDVHWYTGIIGGMFQGYTLGNIMNAQFFEAALKAHPEIPQQIEQGNFHTLHNWLAENIYRHGKKYTAPELLEKVTGQSLSIEPFIRYIQQKYGEIYAL; encoded by the coding sequence ATGCAGACTCTAGAAAAAACTAATCCGAAACTGACTGAGTTAAAAAAACGCCTTACGGAAATTAACGATATCGAATCTGCGGCGGCGGTGCTGTACTGGGATCAAGCAACTTATATGCCTCCCGGTGGTGCTGGTGCTAGGGGTCGTCAGTTGGCGACTCTCAGACAAATCGCGCACCAGAAGTTTACAGATGATGCAATTGGGGAATTATTGGCGGATTTGCGTTCTTATGAAGAAAGTTTGCCTTATGATTCTGATGAAGCTAGTTTAATTCGAGTGACGCGCCAAAAGTACGATCGCGCGGTGCGAGTTCCGGCAGAATTTCTGGCTAAATTCTCTCTTCATCGTACAGAATCTTACGGTGCATGGGCAAAAGCGCGACCGGAAAATAATTTTGCCGCCGTGCAACCTTATTTGGAAAAAACCTTAGAATTTAGCCGGGAAATGGCTAACTTTTTTCCCGGTTACGATCATATCGCCGATCCGCTGATTGATGGTAGCGACTATGGGATGAAAGCTGCCAATTTGCGATCGCTTTTTGCCGAATTGCGACAACAACTCATCCCCATTGTAGAGGCAATTACCTCTCAACCACCCGTCGATGATTCATGTTTGCGACAACATTTTTCAGAAACAGCACAACTTGCTTTTAGTCAAAAAGTAATCGAACAACTCGGTTATGATTTACATCGCGGACGGCAAGATAAAACATTACATCCGTTCATGACCAGCTTTTCAATTAGCGATGTTCGGATTACCACTCGCGTTTACGAAAATCATCTCGGTCAAGCATTATTTAGCGCCATTCACGAAACCGGTCATGCCATGTACGAACAAGGCATTAATCCAGAATATGAAGGAACACCATTAGCAGATGGTACTTCTTCTGGCGTTCACGAAAGTCAATCTCGTTTGTGGGAAAATTTAATCGGTCGCAGTCGAGGATTTTGGCAAGTTTTCTATCCCACTTTGCAAAACTTCTTCCCAAATCAATTAAGTGAAGTTCCCCTAGAAACATTTTATCGAGCAATTAATAAGGTTGAGCGTTCCTTAATTCGCACCGATGCTGATGAAGTAACCTACAATCTTCACATCATGATTCGATTTGATTTAGAATTAGCAATGCTAGAAGGAAAACTAGCAGTACGCGACCTCCCAGAAGCTTGGAACGAACGCTATCGTTCTGATTTAGGAATTATTCCTCCCAACGATAAGGAAGGAGTAATGCAAGACGTACATTGGTACACCGGAATTATTGGCGGAATGTTCCAAGGTTATACTTTGGGAAATATAATGAACGCTCAATTTTTCGAGGCAGCACTAAAAGCACATCCAGAAATTCCCCAACAAATAGAACAAGGAAATTTCCATACATTACATAATTGGTTGGCAGAAAATATCTATCGACATGGGAAAAAATATACTGCACCAGAGTTATTAGAAAAGGTAACTGGTCAATCGTTAAGTATTGAGCCTTTTATCCGTTATATCCAGCAAAAATACGGAGAAATTTACGCTCTTTAA